A window of Parafrankia irregularis contains these coding sequences:
- the gnd gene encoding phosphogluconate dehydrogenase (NAD(+)-dependent, decarboxylating): MQLAMIGLGRMGANLVRRLMRDGHECVVYDVNPEAVKALAAEGAVGVHSLADLAGALRTPRAAWVMVPAGLTGQTVFDLAEHFEADDVIIDGGNSYYRDDIDRAAKLAEGGVHYMDVGTSGGVFGLERGFCLMIGGEPQIFSRLEPLFETIAPGVETAPRTPGRSGEVTQAEKGYLHCGPNGAGHFVKMIHNGIEYGMMAAFAEGMGILEKAGIGRSQAGQHDAETTPLAHPEYYQFDFDLPAVAEVWRRGSVVSSWLLDLTATALVEDPELAAFSGRVSDSGEGRWTVLAAVEEGVPAHVLTASLYERFSSRGESLYADKLLSAMRKQFGGHAEKKA; this comes from the coding sequence ATGCAGCTCGCAATGATCGGACTCGGCCGGATGGGCGCGAACCTCGTTCGCCGGCTTATGCGCGACGGGCACGAATGTGTGGTCTACGACGTGAATCCGGAAGCGGTGAAGGCGCTCGCCGCCGAGGGCGCCGTCGGCGTGCACTCACTCGCGGACCTCGCGGGGGCGCTGCGCACCCCGCGGGCGGCGTGGGTGATGGTGCCCGCCGGCCTGACCGGCCAGACCGTTTTCGACCTCGCCGAGCACTTCGAAGCCGACGACGTGATCATCGACGGCGGCAACTCCTACTACCGGGACGACATCGACCGGGCCGCGAAGCTCGCCGAGGGCGGCGTGCACTACATGGACGTCGGCACGTCCGGCGGCGTGTTCGGCCTGGAGCGCGGCTTCTGCCTCATGATCGGCGGAGAGCCGCAGATCTTCTCCCGGCTCGAGCCTCTGTTCGAGACGATCGCGCCGGGCGTGGAAACCGCGCCGCGGACGCCAGGGCGGTCGGGTGAGGTCACCCAGGCCGAGAAGGGCTATCTGCATTGTGGCCCGAACGGGGCAGGCCACTTCGTCAAGATGATCCACAACGGCATCGAGTACGGCATGATGGCGGCCTTCGCCGAAGGCATGGGCATTCTGGAGAAGGCCGGCATCGGCCGGTCACAGGCCGGCCAGCACGACGCGGAGACCACACCGCTGGCCCATCCGGAGTACTACCAGTTCGACTTCGACCTCCCCGCGGTCGCCGAGGTGTGGCGGCGCGGCAGCGTGGTCAGCTCCTGGCTGCTGGACCTGACCGCGACCGCGCTGGTCGAGGACCCGGAGCTGGCCGCCTTCAGTGGGCGGGTCTCGGACTCCGGCGAGGGCCGTTGGACGGTGCTCGCCGCCGTCGAGGAGGGTGTCCCGGCGCATGTGCTGACGGCGTCGCTGTACGAGCGGTTCAGCTCCCGGGGCGAGTCGCTGTACGCGGACAAACTGCTCTCGGCCATGCGCAAGCAGTTCGGCGGCCACGCCGAGAAGAAGGCGTAG
- a CDS encoding L,D-transpeptidase family protein → MSTHRRSGRSLGRRGGGGGGGRVPAQSIAIGLAAVSATLVVGAAGAIHVVDSGADPEISAAAARSEVPSASPAPAAYGASGLKEEGTIGDMAGGAIPGVGDLMMSRIPSSTRQAIVVTGADESATVNQVMLWQRTDEDSPWAPVGAQIAGRNGANGWTRDHVEGDLRSPIGVFSLTAAGGRYPDPGTALPYEYRPSFYQAGSYDGDPMGEAFNYVVAIDYNRLPGHPPSDPTRPLGDSAGGDIWLHVDHNTPTRGCVSLPQASMETVLHWLTPSSHPMIIMGDRTSVEASPDVR, encoded by the coding sequence ATGTCGACACACCGAAGGTCCGGCCGGTCCTTGGGCCGCCGGGGAGGAGGCGGGGGCGGCGGTCGCGTGCCCGCGCAGTCGATTGCGATCGGTTTGGCCGCGGTCAGTGCGACACTGGTGGTCGGTGCCGCCGGCGCGATACATGTGGTCGACTCCGGAGCGGATCCGGAGATTTCGGCGGCGGCCGCCCGCAGTGAGGTGCCGTCGGCCAGTCCGGCCCCGGCAGCTTACGGAGCATCCGGCCTCAAGGAAGAGGGCACGATCGGGGACATGGCAGGCGGCGCGATACCAGGTGTGGGAGATCTGATGATGTCACGGATCCCCTCATCCACCCGGCAGGCCATCGTCGTCACCGGAGCGGACGAATCCGCGACGGTGAACCAGGTCATGCTCTGGCAGCGCACCGACGAGGATTCGCCCTGGGCGCCTGTCGGCGCCCAGATCGCGGGTCGCAACGGTGCCAACGGATGGACGCGCGATCACGTCGAGGGTGATCTGCGTAGTCCCATCGGCGTCTTCAGTCTCACCGCGGCGGGGGGGCGTTACCCGGACCCCGGCACGGCGCTGCCCTATGAGTACCGTCCGTCCTTCTACCAGGCCGGCAGCTATGACGGTGACCCGATGGGCGAGGCGTTCAACTACGTCGTGGCGATCGACTACAACCGGCTGCCGGGCCATCCGCCGTCGGATCCGACCCGCCCGCTTGGCGACTCGGCCGGGGGCGACATCTGGCTGCATGTGGACCACAACACGCCCACGCGGGGCTGCGTCAGCCTCCCGCAGGCCTCGATGGAGACGGTGCTCCACTGGTTGACACCGAGCAGCCATCCAATGATCATCATGGGTGACCGGACGAGCGTCGAGGCCTCTCCCGACGTGCGGTGA
- the thiC gene encoding phosphomethylpyrimidine synthase ThiC — protein sequence MREVALSTGDSLVLYDTSGPYTDPGAGVDVRRGLQALRSSWIIDREDTEEITGRAVQPADDGRSRTSAPEADLFIGSARAPRRALAGQAVTQLAYARRGEITPEMEFVALREGLAPELVRDEIAAGRAVLPANVNHPESEPMAIGRNLLVKINANIGNSAVASSIEEEVEKMVWATRWGADTVMDLSTGRNIHTTREWIIRNSPVPIGTVPIYQALEKVGGKAEELTWEVYRDTVIEQAEQGVDYMTVHAGVLLRYVPMTAKRKTGIVSRGGSILAAWCLAHHQENFLYTNFAELCEILRAYDVTFSLGDGLRPGSIADANDTAQLAELATLGELTQVAWEHDVQVMIEGPGHVPMHKIKENMDLQAELCHDAPFYTLGPLTTDIAPGYDHITSAIGAAMIGWYGTAMLCYVTPKEHLGLPDREDVKAGVIAYKIAAHAADLAKGHPGAQAWDDALSDARFDFRWDDQFNLSLDPETAREYHDETLPAAPAKAAHFCSMCGPHFCSMRITQDVRKYAAEHGLETEEAVQAGLAEKSREFAEQGSRIYLPLADQQAT from the coding sequence ATGCGCGAGGTCGCGCTGAGCACCGGAGACAGCCTCGTCCTCTACGACACCTCCGGGCCGTACACCGACCCGGGCGCCGGGGTGGATGTGCGGCGGGGCCTGCAGGCACTGCGGTCCAGCTGGATCATCGACCGTGAAGACACCGAGGAGATCACAGGTCGGGCCGTCCAGCCCGCCGATGACGGGCGCAGCAGGACGAGCGCACCCGAGGCCGACCTGTTCATCGGTTCCGCACGCGCGCCGCGGCGGGCACTCGCCGGCCAGGCGGTGACACAGCTCGCCTACGCCCGGCGGGGGGAGATCACCCCGGAGATGGAGTTCGTGGCGCTTCGGGAAGGCCTGGCGCCGGAGCTGGTGCGGGACGAGATCGCCGCCGGGCGGGCGGTCCTGCCGGCGAACGTGAACCATCCGGAGAGCGAGCCGATGGCCATCGGCCGCAACCTCCTGGTGAAGATCAACGCGAACATCGGCAACTCGGCCGTCGCCTCGTCCATCGAGGAGGAGGTCGAGAAGATGGTGTGGGCGACCAGGTGGGGCGCCGACACCGTGATGGACCTGTCGACGGGCAGGAACATCCACACCACCCGCGAGTGGATCATCCGCAACTCGCCCGTCCCGATCGGTACCGTCCCGATCTACCAGGCGCTGGAGAAGGTCGGCGGCAAGGCCGAGGAACTCACCTGGGAGGTCTACCGCGACACCGTCATCGAGCAGGCCGAGCAGGGTGTGGACTACATGACGGTCCATGCCGGCGTGCTGCTGCGGTATGTGCCGATGACCGCGAAGCGCAAGACCGGCATCGTGTCGCGGGGCGGCTCGATCCTGGCCGCGTGGTGCCTCGCCCACCACCAGGAGAACTTCCTCTACACGAACTTCGCCGAGCTCTGCGAGATCCTGCGCGCCTACGACGTCACCTTCTCCCTCGGTGACGGGCTGCGCCCCGGGTCGATCGCCGACGCGAACGACACCGCGCAGCTCGCGGAGCTGGCCACGCTGGGCGAGCTGACCCAGGTGGCCTGGGAGCACGACGTCCAGGTGATGATCGAGGGCCCGGGCCACGTCCCGATGCACAAGATCAAAGAAAACATGGACCTGCAGGCCGAGCTGTGCCACGACGCGCCCTTCTACACGCTCGGTCCGCTCACCACCGACATCGCACCCGGCTACGACCACATCACCTCCGCGATCGGCGCGGCGATGATCGGCTGGTACGGCACGGCGATGCTCTGCTACGTGACCCCCAAGGAGCACCTCGGCCTGCCGGACCGCGAGGACGTCAAGGCCGGCGTCATCGCCTACAAGATCGCCGCCCACGCGGCGGACCTGGCGAAGGGGCACCCAGGCGCGCAGGCCTGGGACGACGCTCTCTCCGACGCCCGGTTCGACTTCCGCTGGGACGACCAGTTCAACCTCTCGCTGGACCCGGAGACCGCCCGGGAGTACCACGACGAGACACTCCCGGCGGCGCCGGCGAAGGCCGCGCACTTCTGCTCCATGTGCGGCCCGCACTTCTGCTCGATGCGCATCACCCAGGACGTCCGCAAGTACGCCGCCGAGCACGGCCTCGAGACCGAGGAGGCCGTGCAGGCCGGGCTCGCGGAGAAGTCCCGGGAGTTCGCCGAGCAGGGCTCCCGCATCTACCTGCCGCTCGCCGACCAGCAGGCGACCTGA